In a single window of the Candidatus Zixiibacteriota bacterium genome:
- a CDS encoding glycosyltransferase, which produces MRVALVAYPFLDIPPVGYGGVERVLYNLSSAFRQRDVSFTLFKPGGTLEGVDCVSYLDQPLVEKYEHFSIDDYHAELEGIIDNIVVGLVGGDYDIINTHFEDAALVRRLLKLNAPVLVTIHTLPYLTESFAELTSTRHERLHFSGVSPGHVEQLKAAGGPDTIFTTLNGIDVRSFDASCERRRFMLYIGDLLPRKAVLSACRAVRSAGASLIVAGKAMPGSDRDYVERLQQEFFDITVVPDDLDATIKRVCSSDVDEYTGKIVHVGEVNEGQKRLLLSHAAALLFPSGMEDSRWVEPFGLVVAEALASGTPVASFNRGHFADILQSASVACLFEDQSGFVDSIMRLQRFDDHAACRRFAEEHLTLENMAQDYLKVYDQILAGQRSGRHK; this is translated from the coding sequence ATGAGAGTGGCACTTGTTGCATATCCCTTTCTCGATATTCCTCCGGTCGGCTATGGCGGTGTCGAACGTGTCTTGTACAATCTTTCGTCGGCCTTCCGGCAGCGTGATGTTTCGTTTACCTTGTTCAAACCGGGCGGCACTCTTGAAGGTGTCGACTGTGTGAGCTATCTCGATCAACCGTTGGTCGAAAAGTATGAGCATTTTTCGATAGACGATTACCATGCCGAGCTTGAAGGCATCATCGACAACATTGTGGTCGGGCTGGTCGGCGGCGATTACGATATCATCAACACGCATTTCGAAGATGCCGCCCTGGTACGCCGCCTGCTGAAGTTGAACGCGCCGGTTCTTGTGACGATACATACCTTGCCGTACCTGACAGAGTCTTTCGCCGAACTGACGTCGACCCGGCACGAACGCCTGCACTTCTCGGGAGTTTCTCCCGGCCATGTCGAGCAACTCAAAGCGGCCGGCGGTCCGGACACTATATTTACCACACTCAACGGTATCGATGTTCGGAGTTTTGATGCATCATGTGAGCGTCGTCGGTTCATGCTCTATATTGGCGACTTGCTGCCCAGAAAAGCCGTGCTCTCGGCTTGCCGAGCCGTTCGCTCTGCCGGTGCCAGCCTGATCGTGGCCGGTAAGGCGATGCCGGGGAGTGATCGGGACTATGTGGAAAGATTACAACAGGAGTTCTTCGACATTACTGTCGTACCGGATGACCTGGATGCAACCATCAAACGGGTGTGCAGCAGTGACGTGGACGAGTATACCGGCAAGATTGTCCATGTCGGTGAGGTGAACGAAGGGCAGAAGCGATTGCTGCTGAGTCATGCCGCTGCTTTGCTCTTTCCCTCGGGCATGGAGGATTCACGCTGGGTAGAACCTTTCGGGTTGGTAGTGGCCGAGGCATTGGCTTCGGGCACGCCGGTCGCGTCGTTCAACAGGGGCCATTTCGCCGATATTCTCCAGTCGGCGTCGGTTGCCTGTCTGTTTGAGGATCAATCCGGATTCGTTGACAGCATCATGCGCCTTCAGAGGTTCGACGATCATGCCGCATGTCGAAGATTCGCCGAGGAGCACCTGACACTTGAGAATATGGCTCAAGATTATCTCAAGGTGTACGACCAGATTCTGGCCGGCCAAAGAAGCGGTCGGCATAAGTGA
- a CDS encoding radical SAM protein, with product MDNRHPSVYLIHPPLWDMYAPPAATASLTAYMRQHDIACRQFDLNQAYFKSICEEVLHDALDDACNQTAFQNTLPFEHRVVLTGGEFRPDPLAAVGLTEANLTFNDIRSGIDKWDLPGLNVVDALIHYGYFVRQGRALNELIESEACATNTVCELTRLFELHCLREINHERPSVVGFSISGSDQLAAAVICSAKLRREYAGRIVWGGSLIGNILRKLSTSQDVWWQPLVDQFVLGEGEVALSELASWSVEEEASGRRLPDNVIASSDVGRVSVSYGRFEKLDDLEPPSFDGLPIDDGYLMAQPLLPYQASRGCYWGLCSFCDHEEGYRTHYREKDATKVARELTELRHRHQTGQFQFVDEALKPDWLSRLVASLASTDPETRLRWFSYLRIDKALTPALLRDTYLRGCRLVLYGVETFNRRLMRLMKKGTSPELVERVLKDTHTARLRQAIWLISGFPTQTKDELQDDMQKLSEVSAVIDAAFVGPYRLEPNSDIGREPSHFGVVSCDTDDRCRFVSRLNERLIDSSDLLKIYSEEYYPLAIRSSLSHNRYLLFRHALKTEPGTST from the coding sequence GTGGATAATCGGCATCCCTCAGTATACTTGATTCACCCACCTTTGTGGGATATGTACGCCCCACCGGCCGCGACCGCATCGCTGACGGCCTACATGAGGCAGCATGACATTGCCTGTCGGCAGTTCGATTTGAACCAGGCTTATTTCAAAAGCATCTGCGAAGAAGTCCTGCATGATGCTCTCGATGACGCTTGCAACCAGACGGCTTTTCAAAACACTCTCCCCTTTGAGCACCGGGTTGTGCTTACCGGAGGCGAGTTCCGACCCGATCCCCTGGCTGCAGTGGGTCTGACCGAAGCAAATCTGACTTTCAATGACATTCGATCGGGAATTGACAAGTGGGACCTGCCTGGCCTGAATGTCGTGGATGCTCTGATTCACTACGGCTACTTCGTGCGCCAAGGCCGTGCGTTGAACGAGTTGATAGAATCCGAGGCGTGCGCGACAAACACCGTATGCGAATTGACACGCCTCTTTGAGCTTCACTGCCTGCGCGAGATCAACCATGAGCGGCCGAGCGTGGTTGGTTTCTCGATCTCCGGGAGTGATCAACTGGCCGCGGCCGTGATCTGTTCAGCTAAGTTGCGTCGGGAGTATGCCGGTCGAATCGTGTGGGGTGGCTCTTTGATTGGGAACATCCTGCGAAAGCTATCGACATCACAGGACGTTTGGTGGCAACCGTTGGTCGATCAGTTTGTACTCGGTGAGGGAGAAGTGGCCCTTTCCGAATTGGCTTCGTGGAGCGTCGAGGAAGAAGCGTCCGGCCGTCGCTTACCGGACAATGTTATCGCGTCCTCGGACGTCGGCAGGGTAAGCGTGAGCTATGGACGCTTTGAGAAACTCGATGATCTGGAACCGCCCTCATTCGATGGCTTACCCATTGACGATGGATACCTCATGGCGCAACCTCTGCTGCCTTATCAGGCATCACGCGGATGCTATTGGGGGTTGTGCAGTTTTTGCGATCATGAGGAAGGATATCGAACGCACTACCGCGAAAAAGATGCAACCAAAGTCGCCCGGGAACTCACCGAACTGCGACATCGCCATCAGACCGGGCAGTTTCAGTTTGTCGATGAAGCGCTCAAGCCGGATTGGTTGAGCCGGTTGGTGGCGTCCCTGGCCTCGACTGATCCGGAAACCAGGCTGCGATGGTTCAGCTATCTGCGAATCGACAAGGCCCTGACACCTGCCTTGTTGCGTGATACCTACCTGCGGGGATGCCGTTTGGTTCTCTACGGTGTGGAGACTTTTAACCGGCGGCTTATGCGGCTGATGAAGAAGGGCACCAGTCCTGAACTGGTAGAGCGTGTTTTGAAAGACACTCACACCGCCCGTTTGAGACAGGCTATCTGGTTGATAAGCGGATTCCCGACTCAAACCAAAGATGAACTTCAAGATGACATGCAGAAACTATCAGAGGTGTCTGCTGTGATCGACGCGGCCTTCGTCGGTCCCTATCGTCTCGAACCGAACTCCGATATCGGTCGCGAGCCTTCTCATTTTGGAGTGGTCTCATGCGATACCGATGATCGATGTCGTTTTGTCTCCCGGCTCAACGAACGGCTGATCGATTCGTCCGATCTGTTGAAGATCTATTCGGAGGAATACTATCCTCTGGCCATTCGAAGTTCACTGTCGCACAATCGCTACTTGCTCTTTAGGCATGCACTCAAGACCGAACCTGGGACGTCTACATGA
- a CDS encoding site-2 protease family protein has product MEQQERKVRVIMSLLQDLFEISAVYRQNQRLVFSLNCRYQRERSVKMITDRLQTAGYRFRLDNDGDMLLLNIDPRARVRIPPLNIILFLATLFTVYVVSVFFRFILSAPSFEAAVDGALQALSRGAGLVFTLALMSILIVHEMGHYIASRRRNIVTTWPYFIPAPTLIGTFGAVIKSKSPFWNRRDLIEVGAAGPIAGWLVALAWLWYGLSQTGTIAPDVLEPGAIPFGMEGESILMRLSTWLLVGPAPAGHVYSLSEAAFAGWVGLLVTAINMLPIGMLDGGHVVYGLLKRRQHLLGKLAVLGLLALGFQTPMWWLFAGFGLFLGMNHPPTLNDGRPLSRAAKIMGWVALVILALSFTPMPFR; this is encoded by the coding sequence ATGGAACAGCAGGAACGAAAAGTACGCGTAATCATGTCCCTCTTGCAGGACCTGTTTGAGATTTCGGCCGTATATCGTCAGAACCAGCGCTTGGTATTCAGTTTGAATTGCCGCTACCAGCGCGAACGGTCGGTCAAGATGATCACTGATCGGCTGCAAACCGCCGGTTACCGTTTTCGTCTGGACAACGATGGTGACATGCTTCTATTGAACATAGATCCCAGAGCGCGGGTGAGGATTCCGCCTTTGAATATCATCCTGTTCCTGGCTACGCTGTTTACGGTATATGTCGTATCAGTGTTTTTCCGTTTCATCCTGTCGGCGCCAAGCTTCGAGGCGGCTGTGGACGGCGCCCTGCAAGCGTTGTCCCGGGGTGCAGGATTGGTGTTCACCCTGGCCTTGATGTCGATACTCATTGTGCACGAGATGGGTCATTATATAGCCAGTCGACGTCGCAATATTGTAACAACCTGGCCCTATTTCATTCCCGCACCGACGTTGATAGGCACCTTTGGCGCCGTGATAAAATCCAAATCACCATTTTGGAACCGGCGCGACCTGATCGAGGTCGGGGCGGCCGGGCCTATTGCCGGATGGCTGGTGGCTCTGGCCTGGTTGTGGTACGGACTCTCGCAAACGGGAACGATCGCACCCGACGTACTTGAGCCGGGAGCCATACCTTTCGGGATGGAGGGTGAGTCGATCCTGATGCGTCTGTCCACCTGGCTGCTGGTTGGACCGGCACCGGCAGGCCATGTTTACTCATTGAGCGAGGCCGCCTTTGCAGGCTGGGTGGGGTTGCTGGTCACGGCCATCAATATGCTGCCCATCGGTATGCTCGATGGCGGCCATGTCGTCTATGGCTTGTTGAAACGACGCCAGCATCTGTTGGGGAAACTGGCCGTTCTGGGCCTGTTGGCTCTCGGCTTCCAGACTCCGATGTGGTGGTTGTTCGCAGGCTTCGGGCTATTCCTGGGGATGAATCATCCGCCTACTCTGAACGATGGTCGCCCCCTGAGTAGGGCTGCGAAAATTATGGGGTGGGTGGCGCTGGTGATATTGGCGCTGTCGTTTACACCGATGCCTTTTCGCTAA
- a CDS encoding response regulator, with product MMTRNQPISIVVVDDEKYICNIIVEALSSEKYDVRAFSDPALALTHIEQNPVDLVLTDLVMGEHTGVQVLETALASHGDATVILMTAHPTVQTAISVLRKGAYDFLVKPFRLELLKATIKRGLEHQQVVRENLHLKGQVEFLKVAGAANADIEIDDFLAMVARSCRKEMDATAVGIIETDPQTKEVVRKIYAGEEELPPDGVLDNATVDKFTYTRSSKPSISKDEIDADGETRTRIWISQPIFVRRRFHGVINLLIESRFDRLTPGEIDVLAILANSAAAAIANYRHYEDLHTSYLQAIKGLANAIEARDQYTAGHTDRVTKLAELIARQLGWDERRIEHLIMGCTLHDIGKLGVPDGILNKPDRLTDEERRKMQTHPELGLKIIDGIDLFRPAVPYIIAHHEWYDGSGYPRGLKGEGIPIEGRLLTVADTLDAILSDRPYRKGADLEVAVNELVKYRSTQFDPAIVDVLLDLLRQGEIDFAAKYGREMDVSKIAALKVSEKASV from the coding sequence ATGATGACCAGAAACCAACCCATAAGTATTGTTGTCGTCGACGACGAAAAGTATATATGTAACATCATCGTCGAGGCTTTGTCGTCGGAGAAGTACGACGTCCGGGCATTCTCCGACCCGGCTTTGGCTCTTACTCATATAGAACAGAATCCCGTCGATCTGGTGCTGACCGATTTGGTAATGGGCGAGCATACCGGTGTCCAGGTGCTTGAGACCGCACTGGCCAGCCACGGCGACGCCACGGTGATTCTGATGACTGCCCACCCGACTGTCCAGACTGCCATCTCAGTCTTGCGCAAAGGTGCTTATGACTTTCTGGTGAAGCCGTTTCGTCTGGAGTTGCTCAAGGCGACCATCAAACGCGGTTTGGAGCATCAACAGGTGGTTCGTGAAAACCTGCATCTAAAAGGTCAAGTGGAGTTCTTGAAAGTCGCCGGTGCGGCCAATGCCGATATTGAAATCGATGATTTTCTGGCCATGGTAGCTCGCTCCTGTCGCAAAGAAATGGATGCCACCGCGGTCGGCATAATCGAGACAGATCCGCAAACCAAAGAGGTGGTGCGGAAGATATACGCAGGCGAAGAGGAACTTCCACCGGACGGCGTACTCGACAACGCCACTGTCGATAAATTCACCTACACGCGCAGTAGTAAGCCGAGCATTTCCAAAGATGAGATAGACGCAGACGGTGAGACGCGAACACGGATCTGGATATCACAACCGATTTTTGTCAGGCGACGGTTCCATGGTGTCATCAATCTGTTGATCGAATCTCGATTCGACCGTTTGACGCCGGGGGAGATCGATGTGTTGGCTATCCTGGCTAACTCAGCGGCGGCCGCTATTGCCAATTATCGCCATTACGAGGACTTGCACACATCCTACCTTCAGGCCATCAAAGGGCTGGCCAACGCCATTGAAGCACGCGATCAATACACAGCCGGTCATACCGATCGTGTTACCAAGCTGGCCGAACTGATCGCCCGGCAGCTTGGTTGGGACGAACGTCGCATCGAGCATCTCATCATGGGTTGCACTCTGCACGATATAGGTAAGCTGGGCGTCCCCGACGGTATTCTCAACAAGCCGGATCGACTGACCGACGAAGAACGCCGCAAGATGCAAACCCATCCGGAACTGGGACTAAAGATAATCGATGGCATTGATCTCTTCCGTCCAGCCGTACCGTACATCATAGCACACCATGAATGGTATGACGGTAGCGGCTACCCGCGTGGCCTCAAGGGGGAGGGAATACCGATTGAGGGTCGACTGCTGACGGTTGCCGATACGCTGGATGCTATCTTGTCCGATCGACCTTACCGAAAAGGAGCTGATCTTGAGGTGGCCGTCAACGAGCTTGTCAAATACAGATCGACCCAGTTCGATCCGGCCATTGTGGATGTCTTGTTGGACCTGTTGCGGCAAGGGGAGATCGATTTCGCCGCCAAGTACGGCCGGGAAATGGATGTAAGTAAAATCGCTGCTCTTAAGGTTAGCGAAAAGGCATCGGTGTAA
- the lipA gene encoding lipoyl synthase: MAVQTIQKPKWLKVSGFTGVGYRRVDRMLNHLKLNTVCQAAGCPNRGECFNRGTATFLILGPLCTRGCRFCNIGTGKPQPVDPDEPARLAQMVAELKLNHVVVTSVNRDDLPDGGATHFARTIEAIRKELPTASIEILTPDFRNAPQAIDIIIDARPEVFNHNVETVPRLYRRVRPGAVYQRSLDLLREVGRRSQIVTKSGLMLGLGETAEELRRVFDDLASIEVSMLTIGQYLAPSKSHLPVVRYVPPEEFTSLGEQAMMAGIPKVVSAPLVRSSYRAEEYVNL, encoded by the coding sequence ATGGCAGTACAGACAATTCAAAAGCCTAAGTGGCTGAAGGTAAGCGGATTCACGGGCGTCGGATATCGCCGCGTTGACCGTATGTTGAACCATCTCAAGCTCAACACCGTCTGCCAGGCAGCCGGTTGTCCCAACCGGGGCGAATGTTTCAATCGAGGCACGGCAACTTTTTTGATCCTGGGGCCACTGTGTACCCGTGGCTGTCGTTTTTGCAATATCGGTACCGGCAAGCCGCAGCCGGTTGATCCTGATGAACCGGCCCGGTTGGCTCAGATGGTAGCAGAACTCAAGCTGAATCATGTCGTGGTAACTTCGGTTAATCGAGATGATCTGCCCGATGGCGGGGCGACTCATTTTGCCAGAACTATTGAAGCGATCAGAAAAGAACTACCCACCGCTTCCATTGAGATACTGACGCCCGATTTTCGAAATGCTCCCCAAGCTATCGACATAATCATTGATGCCCGCCCGGAAGTTTTCAACCACAACGTAGAGACAGTGCCGCGACTCTATCGTCGAGTTCGGCCCGGCGCCGTGTACCAACGTTCGTTGGACCTCCTTAGAGAGGTAGGCCGCCGATCTCAGATCGTCACCAAGTCGGGATTAATGCTGGGGCTTGGCGAAACGGCCGAGGAACTGCGAAGAGTCTTTGATGATCTCGCGTCCATTGAGGTTTCCATGCTCACGATCGGCCAGTACCTGGCTCCATCGAAATCCCATCTGCCGGTTGTTCGATATGTACCGCCGGAGGAGTTTACATCGTTGGGGGAGCAAGCTATGATGGCCGGTATACCCAAAGTCGTCTCGGCACCGTTGGTCAGGTCCTCTTATCGGGCTGAAGAATACGTGAATCTGTAA
- a CDS encoding exo-alpha-sialidase yields the protein MQKKITESSATYPVGLPPSRKLLKVASGQYRGRLVAVVQTASGDIEYSWADRPYGTWSTPATIASDAADEPCDCLMDTNGNIHVVYSEVTTKYLVTKKLSFSGGSWSIGSKVTVFNGAEAYNPSVTIEAAGTLWVSWSHLNTGSYYLHAKSSTDSGATWGSGPADDGDELSNAASELYSKVVIGTSDIFIVYSYDGSTLSVRSRPIVGGSWTTAVDLASSASNIDDHFDVAVSDNGLLAVAYDQAALKYREYDGAVWSPVVDLDAAEGNSPQVLFNVNVPVVVYLSQYATGQEQLMYTSRETGSFVTPEPLDSGAGAFDEVLVYDIGSSSYNDLTAAAASGTPADVYHSSSSTLLKILGDTVHIGMDRRFRYLRILLSTVGVGGVLKYSYWDGSAWIAFTPAGGAYDFDASDKELLLWNDYDATPDDWQKEALGDDERYWVQIQVTTGFSTGPVGSQITSISNAGAVIVRR from the coding sequence ATGCAAAAGAAGATAACTGAATCAAGTGCTACCTATCCGGTCGGCCTGCCCCCTTCCAGGAAACTGTTAAAGGTGGCATCGGGACAATACCGCGGGCGGCTGGTGGCTGTCGTGCAAACGGCGTCCGGCGATATCGAGTACAGTTGGGCAGACCGGCCCTACGGGACGTGGTCGACCCCTGCGACCATCGCGTCCGATGCAGCCGACGAACCGTGTGACTGTTTGATGGACACCAACGGCAACATTCATGTTGTCTACAGCGAGGTCACGACCAAGTATCTGGTGACGAAGAAGCTCTCTTTCTCGGGCGGTAGTTGGTCGATCGGTTCGAAGGTGACCGTATTCAACGGCGCCGAGGCGTACAATCCGTCGGTGACGATTGAAGCCGCGGGGACTTTGTGGGTGAGTTGGTCGCATCTCAATACCGGGTCATACTACCTTCACGCAAAATCCTCGACCGATTCGGGAGCGACCTGGGGCAGCGGTCCGGCCGACGATGGTGATGAACTCAGCAATGCCGCGTCGGAGCTTTACAGCAAGGTCGTCATAGGTACCAGTGACATATTCATCGTCTACAGTTACGACGGCTCAACGTTGTCGGTGCGTTCTCGTCCGATCGTGGGCGGCAGTTGGACGACGGCCGTTGATCTGGCTTCAAGCGCCAGCAATATCGATGATCACTTCGACGTGGCCGTCTCGGACAACGGACTACTGGCTGTGGCCTATGATCAGGCGGCCTTGAAGTATCGTGAGTACGATGGGGCCGTTTGGAGTCCGGTGGTGGACCTGGATGCGGCCGAGGGCAATAGCCCGCAGGTGTTGTTTAACGTGAACGTACCGGTGGTGGTGTACCTGTCGCAGTACGCAACAGGGCAGGAGCAATTGATGTACACCAGCCGTGAGACGGGTAGCTTTGTGACACCTGAACCTCTGGACTCGGGTGCGGGAGCTTTTGACGAAGTCCTGGTTTATGACATCGGGTCATCCAGCTACAATGATCTTACGGCCGCTGCGGCCAGTGGCACGCCAGCGGACGTCTATCATTCCAGTAGCTCCACATTGTTGAAAATTCTCGGGGATACTGTGCATATCGGGATGGATCGTCGATTCCGTTATCTTCGCATACTCCTGTCAACGGTTGGTGTGGGTGGAGTCCTTAAGTACTCCTATTGGGATGGCTCGGCCTGGATTGCGTTCACGCCGGCGGGCGGCGCCTACGATTTCGATGCTTCGGACAAGGAGTTGCTCTTGTGGAACGACTACGACGCTACGCCCGACGACTGGCAGAAAGAAGCGCTGGGCGATGATGAACGTTACTGGGTGCAAATACAGGTAACGACCGGCTTCAGCACCGGTCCGGTGGGCAGTCAGATAACATCGATTTCCAACGCCGGTGCGGTTATCGTGAGGAGGTAG
- a CDS encoding terminase family protein, with translation MADPAYFASAALGIELHKGQREWLENSTKAENVLVTGNRWGKSFAAAVKILHRAIYRLRKLEFDRCGRYHIVTASITQDQANIIFDQVVRIVRGLPWLEALMTTLVRTPYPRMSFGNGAVIEARSTQNRGEYLLGHDYDLFIFDEVAFEPDPEYVVEEVIQMRLADREGKLDLVSTPNGRNWFYRRAREVTKGSRNGYFQSGDSRENVYISQDFLKERLTHFSEHRVQQNIMGQFVDSGGEILKGSYVDRALASFCALEHDTDVMTAPGDTKRFISGWDLARKKTATVGVTVEVVDGVARVVALERFKQFDWNVVVEKIKQRQVRYPGELIVDATGLGDVVVEQLREFNPVAVIFTAASKAEMLTNVELFHATERISYERWPLPDGPGKVWSFEDELRSARWDDNNECDSLMALALALWPLRRRCEPTIQARVGKV, from the coding sequence ATGGCCGATCCGGCCTATTTCGCTTCCGCCGCGCTCGGGATTGAATTGCACAAGGGGCAGCGAGAATGGCTGGAGAATTCTACTAAGGCTGAGAACGTTCTGGTGACCGGGAATCGTTGGGGGAAGTCTTTCGCAGCGGCCGTGAAGATCCTGCACCGAGCTATCTATCGGCTGCGAAAACTGGAGTTTGACCGGTGTGGACGGTATCACATTGTGACGGCGTCGATCACTCAGGATCAAGCCAATATCATTTTCGACCAGGTGGTGCGGATAGTGCGCGGGCTGCCATGGCTGGAAGCTCTGATGACAACGCTGGTGCGAACGCCTTATCCACGCATGTCATTCGGTAACGGCGCCGTGATCGAAGCGCGTTCGACGCAGAATCGCGGCGAGTACCTGCTGGGGCATGACTACGATCTGTTCATCTTCGATGAGGTGGCGTTTGAGCCGGACCCGGAGTATGTAGTAGAAGAAGTGATTCAGATGCGGTTGGCCGACCGCGAGGGGAAACTCGACCTGGTCAGCACACCCAACGGTCGCAACTGGTTTTACCGGCGGGCGCGTGAGGTGACCAAAGGTTCTCGCAACGGGTACTTTCAGTCGGGCGATAGTCGTGAAAATGTGTACATTTCGCAGGACTTTCTGAAAGAACGGTTGACGCATTTCTCCGAACATAGGGTGCAACAAAACATCATGGGGCAGTTTGTGGACTCCGGTGGGGAGATTCTCAAAGGGTCCTATGTCGATCGGGCGCTGGCATCTTTTTGTGCCTTGGAACATGACACGGATGTCATGACCGCGCCCGGAGACACAAAGAGATTCATCTCAGGTTGGGACCTTGCCCGGAAGAAGACAGCCACGGTGGGGGTCACGGTTGAAGTGGTCGACGGCGTAGCCCGAGTGGTGGCGCTGGAGAGGTTTAAGCAATTTGATTGGAACGTCGTTGTGGAGAAAATCAAACAGCGGCAAGTGAGATACCCCGGTGAACTGATCGTGGACGCTACCGGGCTGGGGGACGTAGTTGTTGAGCAACTGAGAGAGTTCAATCCGGTGGCCGTGATTTTCACGGCCGCGTCCAAGGCTGAGATGCTGACCAACGTCGAGCTGTTTCATGCTACCGAGCGGATCAGCTATGAACGATGGCCACTGCCCGACGGGCCGGGGAAGGTCTGGTCGTTTGAGGATGAGTTACGTTCGGCCCGTTGGGATGACAACAACGAGTGCGATTCGCTTATGGCCCTGGCGCTGGCTTTGTGGCCGCTCAGGCGCCGGTGTGAACCGACCATCCAGGCAAGAGTTGGGAAGGTGTGA